The Acidicapsa ligni genome contains a region encoding:
- a CDS encoding Na+/H+ antiporter, whose amino-acid sequence MTASGSGVQSVEALFLLLLLFVALFAGLARRLRVPYPILLVIAGLILSFLPGMPRVDLNPDVVFLVFLPPLLYAAAWALSWREFQRNFSRIAMLAVGLVLFTIVGLAIVAGKLLPGFDWKSAVLLGAVVAATDAIAATSIARRVGLPQQIVDILEAESLVNDGTGLVALQFGLLILVTGRTPSAVESIGRLVYLTAGGVMIGLAVGALVAWFERWVDDSGIEIVISILVPYATYLLGARMRVSGVMAVIACGMYMSRKSTTYMSPRVRLQATAVWDALTFVLNGIVFVLMGLQLPYVMTQITGMSHSVLLKYGIGFSIAMIAVRMAWVYGETYLSYALRRWVQKIETDPPRPATIFIIGWGGMRGVLSLAAAISLPFTGFGGRPFPQRNMIIYLAFCLMFATLVLQGLTMPWLIRVLGLCQTDSNDHEEHEARRVLLREAITHLSRKRSKNRSHSKMLSELIAGYQRRLDALPAEQEVEPQELIDRPVRKEALLSVLQVEREALIRLRDEEQINDDVLRTLQHELDLAESRVHTGSILEY is encoded by the coding sequence ATGACGGCCAGCGGCAGCGGAGTGCAATCGGTCGAAGCATTGTTTCTTTTGCTCCTCTTATTCGTTGCCCTCTTCGCGGGCTTGGCGCGCCGACTTCGGGTTCCTTATCCCATTCTGCTGGTCATCGCCGGCTTAATTCTGAGTTTTCTGCCCGGAATGCCGCGCGTCGATCTGAACCCGGATGTCGTTTTTCTTGTATTTCTTCCTCCCCTGCTTTACGCAGCGGCATGGGCTCTCTCATGGAGAGAATTTCAGCGAAACTTTTCGCGTATCGCCATGCTTGCGGTCGGCTTGGTGCTCTTCACGATTGTTGGTTTAGCGATTGTAGCTGGAAAACTGCTCCCCGGATTCGACTGGAAATCCGCCGTTCTGCTCGGCGCGGTTGTGGCTGCAACAGACGCGATCGCGGCCACATCCATAGCTCGGCGGGTCGGGCTTCCTCAACAGATTGTCGACATTCTTGAAGCCGAAAGCCTCGTAAATGATGGCACAGGGCTTGTGGCTCTGCAGTTTGGTCTCTTGATACTGGTGACAGGAAGAACACCATCCGCTGTTGAGAGCATAGGACGGTTAGTGTATTTGACCGCAGGCGGTGTAATGATAGGCCTCGCGGTCGGAGCGCTTGTGGCATGGTTTGAACGGTGGGTCGACGATAGTGGCATCGAGATCGTCATCAGCATTCTCGTCCCCTATGCCACCTATCTTCTCGGCGCACGTATGAGGGTTTCGGGAGTCATGGCCGTGATCGCCTGCGGCATGTACATGAGTCGCAAAAGCACCACCTACATGTCACCCAGAGTACGCCTTCAGGCTACGGCAGTGTGGGATGCGCTTACCTTCGTGCTGAACGGGATCGTATTCGTTCTGATGGGCCTGCAACTACCCTATGTCATGACACAGATCACTGGTATGAGCCATTCCGTGCTCCTGAAATATGGCATCGGATTCAGCATTGCCATGATAGCTGTGCGCATGGCCTGGGTTTATGGAGAAACCTACCTTTCCTATGCATTGCGCCGGTGGGTGCAAAAGATAGAAACAGATCCGCCACGGCCCGCAACCATCTTCATCATCGGATGGGGAGGAATGCGTGGCGTGCTCTCTCTCGCCGCTGCAATCTCGTTGCCCTTCACAGGTTTCGGAGGAAGGCCGTTTCCGCAAAGAAACATGATTATCTATCTGGCATTCTGCCTGATGTTTGCCACGCTTGTTCTACAAGGTCTCACGATGCCATGGTTGATTCGAGTCTTGGGGCTGTGCCAGACCGATTCAAATGACCATGAAGAACATGAGGCAAGACGCGTCCTGTTGAGAGAAGCGATCACCCATTTAAGCCGTAAGCGATCAAAGAACCGAAGCCATTCAAAAATGCTCAGCGAGTTGATTGCCGGATATCAAAGAAGATTGGATGCACTTCCAGCGGAGCAGGAAGTAGAACCGCAAGAATTGATCGATCGCCCCGTGCGGAAGGAGGCCCTGTTGTCGGTACTTCAGGTAGAACGGGAAGCCCTGATTCGTCTTCGCGACGAGGAGCAGATTAACGACGACGTGTTACGAACTCTACAACATGAACTGGACCTTGCCGAGAGCCGCGTACACACTGGATCGATACTGGAGTACTAG
- a CDS encoding rhodanese-like domain-containing protein codes for MSVPEIQAEDLKSRLDHGDNLFLLDVRDEYEYEISNIGGHLIPLPELPRRLNELNVRQEIVAVCKMGPRGVKAVELLQKKGFMNVSNLRGGIHAWSDRVDHSVRKY; via the coding sequence GTGAGTGTTCCCGAAATCCAAGCTGAAGATCTTAAGAGCCGGCTCGATCATGGCGACAATCTTTTCCTGCTCGATGTTCGCGATGAGTATGAGTACGAGATATCCAATATAGGGGGGCATCTGATTCCTCTGCCCGAACTGCCCAGGCGATTGAATGAGCTGAACGTTCGCCAAGAGATCGTGGCTGTCTGCAAGATGGGGCCGCGGGGAGTGAAGGCTGTGGAACTCCTGCAAAAGAAGGGGTTTATGAATGTCAGCAATCTGCGTGGTGGGATTCACGCGTGGTCTGACCGGGTGGATCATAGCGTTCGCAAGTATTGA
- a CDS encoding family 2A encapsulin nanocompartment shell protein has translation MPETTTRVSLGEQAASQLANVTKTAPIYGATTPRWLVRLLDWKPLEAGIFRRNRVVDAKAIEVLCGHVDESVIPGTYAEYEETPREYRLSSINALLNVDTRIGDLFSNPYDQVREQLRVTIESVKERQENELLNNADYGLLHNVPDSQRISTRNGAPTPDDLDELLTKVWKEPSFFVAHPRTIAAFGRECTRRGVPPPTVNLFGNPFLTWRGVPLIPTDKVHVSGKVPKSKILLIRVGERKQGVIGLFQPGLTGEQSPGLSVRFMGINDRALASYLISLYCSASVLADDAIAVLDDVEVGRYHEYK, from the coding sequence GTGCCTGAAACAACCACGCGCGTTTCCTTAGGCGAACAGGCGGCATCTCAGCTTGCAAATGTCACCAAGACTGCACCGATTTATGGCGCTACCACCCCTCGCTGGCTTGTGAGATTGCTGGACTGGAAACCGTTGGAAGCTGGCATCTTCCGCCGTAATCGCGTGGTGGATGCAAAGGCAATCGAAGTTCTCTGCGGGCATGTGGATGAGTCTGTGATTCCTGGCACTTATGCCGAATACGAAGAGACTCCCCGCGAATATCGTTTGAGCAGTATCAATGCGCTACTGAATGTCGATACGCGGATTGGAGATCTATTTAGCAATCCTTACGACCAGGTTCGCGAGCAGTTGCGGGTGACGATTGAGAGTGTAAAAGAGCGGCAGGAAAATGAGTTGCTCAACAACGCTGACTATGGCCTGCTGCACAACGTGCCGGACTCTCAGCGGATCTCGACGCGGAACGGTGCGCCCACCCCTGATGATCTGGACGAACTGCTGACAAAGGTCTGGAAGGAACCCTCCTTCTTTGTCGCCCATCCGCGTACGATCGCGGCGTTTGGCCGGGAATGCACCCGGCGTGGCGTACCACCGCCGACAGTCAATCTCTTTGGCAATCCGTTCCTTACCTGGCGCGGAGTTCCACTTATCCCCACAGATAAGGTTCACGTTTCCGGGAAGGTACCCAAATCGAAGATTCTCCTCATTCGTGTAGGAGAGCGCAAGCAGGGCGTGATTGGTCTCTTTCAACCCGGCTTGACCGGTGAGCAGAGCCCCGGGCTCTCGGTACGCTTCATGGGAATCAACGATCGCGCGCTTGCGTCTTATCTGATTTCGCTCTATTGCTCGGCATCGGTATTGGCCGATGATGCGATCGCCGTGCTCGATGATGTCGAGGTTGGACGCTACCATGAGTACAAGTGA